From a single Oreochromis niloticus isolate F11D_XX linkage group LG3, O_niloticus_UMD_NMBU, whole genome shotgun sequence genomic region:
- the LOC109201358 gene encoding uncharacterized protein LOC109201358 isoform X2 — translation MLAKVEYGGVQKYVKVPESDECFHFHQFLKDVMDKFSLQPQLFTEGVLILTDTSDTEVDSDIFDELVKSGVRAFKVGYRMQTATDIEISVVDDESESSVQPIPLALLTSPVSLSDHPSSPASTSSSDSTMILKSTKNRKKGLQELDRDEAKQVCSVLSSNPKGEEIFNEYDKTKTLSDPTRRLMVNILVADMIESHGRIPPISVRTNYALGIATLFPYLQDPYSKNGYEHYYDPEANTGYLAWRLKTVQRNTYDGASGCPRPNFQDSPTTRRESLFVSGQLFDRSWYMTQMQHHQSWMSSLVSLIHRG, via the exons ATGCTTGCAAAGGTAGAATATGGGGGAGTGCAGAAGTATGTCAAAGTTCCAGAAAGTGATGAATGCTTTCATTTCCACCAGTTTCTTAAAGATG ttATGGACAAGTTCAGCTTGCAGCCTCAACTCTTCACAGAAGGTGTACTCATCCTCACTGATACCTCTGACACTGAAGTTGACTCAGACATTTTTGATGAGCTGGTAAAGTCTGGAGTTCGAGCTTTCAAAGTTGGATATAGAATGCAGACAGCAACAG aCATTGAGATCAGTGTGGTTGATGATGAATCAGAGTCATCGGTACAGCCAATCCCTCTTGCCCTCCTGACATCGCCAGTGTCATTGTCAGACCATCCATCGTCCCCAGCTTCTACCAGTTCATCAGATTCAACTATGATCCTCAAAAGTACAAAGAACAGGAAGAAGGGCCTACAAGAGCTTGATCGCGATGAAGCGAAGCAG gtGTGTAGTGTCTTGAGCTCAAACCCAAAGGGTGAAGAAATTTTCAATGAATACGACAAAACTAAAACATTGTCAGATCCAACTCGTCGACTAATGGTCAACATACTGGTTGCAGATATGATAGAATCACACGG gaGGATTCCGCCCATAAGTGTTCGGACTAACTATGCACTGGGGATTGCAACGCTTTTTCCATATCTCCAAGATCCTTACTCAAAAAATGGCTAT GAACATTACTATGATCCGGAGGCCAATACTGGCTATCTTGCTTGGAGACTCAAGACTGTCCAACGCAATACCTATGATGGTGCTAGTGGGTGTCCCAGGCCAAACTTCCAGGACAGTCCAACAACCCGAAGAGAATCTTTGTTTGTTAGTGGACAGCTTTTTG ACAGAAGCTGGTACATGACCCAGATGCAACATCATCAATCTTGGATGTCTTCCCTCGTTTCCTTGATACACCGGGGTTG A
- the LOC109201358 gene encoding uncharacterized protein LOC109201358 isoform X3 — MLAKVEYGGVQKYVKVPESDECFHFHQFLKDVMDKFSLQPQLFTEGVLILTDTSDTEVDSDIFDELVKSGVRAFKVGYRMQTATDIEISVVDDESESSVQPIPLALLTSPVSLSDHPSSPASTSSSDSTMILKSTKNRKKGLQELDRDEAKQKVCSVLSSNPKGEEIFNEYDKTKTLSDPTRRLMVNILVADMIESHGRIPPISVRTNYALGIATLFPYLQDPYSKNGYEHYYDPEANTGYLAWRLKTVQRNTYDGASGCPRPNFQDSPTTRRESLFVSGQLFGEECRELLDTQQIGLWLKRR; from the exons ATGCTTGCAAAGGTAGAATATGGGGGAGTGCAGAAGTATGTCAAAGTTCCAGAAAGTGATGAATGCTTTCATTTCCACCAGTTTCTTAAAGATG ttATGGACAAGTTCAGCTTGCAGCCTCAACTCTTCACAGAAGGTGTACTCATCCTCACTGATACCTCTGACACTGAAGTTGACTCAGACATTTTTGATGAGCTGGTAAAGTCTGGAGTTCGAGCTTTCAAAGTTGGATATAGAATGCAGACAGCAACAG aCATTGAGATCAGTGTGGTTGATGATGAATCAGAGTCATCGGTACAGCCAATCCCTCTTGCCCTCCTGACATCGCCAGTGTCATTGTCAGACCATCCATCGTCCCCAGCTTCTACCAGTTCATCAGATTCAACTATGATCCTCAAAAGTACAAAGAACAGGAAGAAGGGCCTACAAGAGCTTGATCGCGATGAAGCGAAGCAG aaggtGTGTAGTGTCTTGAGCTCAAACCCAAAGGGTGAAGAAATTTTCAATGAATACGACAAAACTAAAACATTGTCAGATCCAACTCGTCGACTAATGGTCAACATACTGGTTGCAGATATGATAGAATCACACGG gaGGATTCCGCCCATAAGTGTTCGGACTAACTATGCACTGGGGATTGCAACGCTTTTTCCATATCTCCAAGATCCTTACTCAAAAAATGGCTAT GAACATTACTATGATCCGGAGGCCAATACTGGCTATCTTGCTTGGAGACTCAAGACTGTCCAACGCAATACCTATGATGGTGCTAGTGGGTGTCCCAGGCCAAACTTCCAGGACAGTCCAACAACCCGAAGAGAATCTTTGTTTGTTAGTGGACAGCTTTTTGGTGAAGAGTGCAGAGAGTTATTAGACACTCAACAGATAGGTCTGTGGTTAAAGAGAAGATGA
- the LOC109201358 gene encoding uncharacterized protein LOC109201358 isoform X1: protein MLAKVEYGGVQKYVKVPESDECFHFHQFLKDVMDKFSLQPQLFTEGVLILTDTSDTEVDSDIFDELVKSGVRAFKVGYRMQTATDIEISVVDDESESSVQPIPLALLTSPVSLSDHPSSPASTSSSDSTMILKSTKNRKKGLQELDRDEAKQKVCSVLSSNPKGEEIFNEYDKTKTLSDPTRRLMVNILVADMIESHGRIPPISVRTNYALGIATLFPYLQDPYSKNGYEHYYDPEANTGYLAWRLKTVQRNTYDGASGCPRPNFQDSPTTRRESLFVSGQLFDRSWYMTQMQHHQSWMSSLVSLIHRG from the exons ATGCTTGCAAAGGTAGAATATGGGGGAGTGCAGAAGTATGTCAAAGTTCCAGAAAGTGATGAATGCTTTCATTTCCACCAGTTTCTTAAAGATG ttATGGACAAGTTCAGCTTGCAGCCTCAACTCTTCACAGAAGGTGTACTCATCCTCACTGATACCTCTGACACTGAAGTTGACTCAGACATTTTTGATGAGCTGGTAAAGTCTGGAGTTCGAGCTTTCAAAGTTGGATATAGAATGCAGACAGCAACAG aCATTGAGATCAGTGTGGTTGATGATGAATCAGAGTCATCGGTACAGCCAATCCCTCTTGCCCTCCTGACATCGCCAGTGTCATTGTCAGACCATCCATCGTCCCCAGCTTCTACCAGTTCATCAGATTCAACTATGATCCTCAAAAGTACAAAGAACAGGAAGAAGGGCCTACAAGAGCTTGATCGCGATGAAGCGAAGCAG aaggtGTGTAGTGTCTTGAGCTCAAACCCAAAGGGTGAAGAAATTTTCAATGAATACGACAAAACTAAAACATTGTCAGATCCAACTCGTCGACTAATGGTCAACATACTGGTTGCAGATATGATAGAATCACACGG gaGGATTCCGCCCATAAGTGTTCGGACTAACTATGCACTGGGGATTGCAACGCTTTTTCCATATCTCCAAGATCCTTACTCAAAAAATGGCTAT GAACATTACTATGATCCGGAGGCCAATACTGGCTATCTTGCTTGGAGACTCAAGACTGTCCAACGCAATACCTATGATGGTGCTAGTGGGTGTCCCAGGCCAAACTTCCAGGACAGTCCAACAACCCGAAGAGAATCTTTGTTTGTTAGTGGACAGCTTTTTG ACAGAAGCTGGTACATGACCCAGATGCAACATCATCAATCTTGGATGTCTTCCCTCGTTTCCTTGATACACCGGGGTTG A